One region of Triticum aestivum cultivar Chinese Spring chromosome 6B, IWGSC CS RefSeq v2.1, whole genome shotgun sequence genomic DNA includes:
- the LOC123135627 gene encoding cysteine-rich receptor-like protein kinase 10 — MQHSSPFLSLLLLLAASPLLAAAETIYCFGGVHNTNSTYGANLRRLAAVLPSKTASSQGLRASGDVGYWPNRVRASSSCEPPSVNSSSCAACVAAAFREAESACPYGRKVLVLAGNCTLRLGLGHFSRSLGLGEGGFSGISSQEDGSTIYLYATGDNSWFRLLGPTTLIFQAIGFAWLFFMLLQEWRDKRRASMMHCSSLPSGDQ; from the exons ATGCAGCACTCCTCGCCCTTCctctcgctcctcctcctcctcgccgcctcgcCACTCCTTGCCGCCGCAGAAACGATCTACTGCTTCGGTGGAGTACACAACACCAACAGCACCTACGGGGCCAACCTCCGCCGCCTGGCCGCCGTCCTGCCGTCCAAGACCGCCTCCTCCCAAGGCCTCCGGGCGTCCGGTGACGTGGGGTACTGGCCTAACCGGGTGCGAGCCTCCTCCAGCTGCGAGCCTCCTAGCGTCAACTCCTCGTCCTGTGCCGCCTGCGTCGCCGCCGCCTTCCGGGAGGCGGAGAGCGCGTGCCCGTACGGCAGGAAGGTGCTCGTCTTGGCCGGCAACTGCACTCTCCGACTCGGCCTTGGCCATTTTTCTAGATCTCTCGGCTTGGGTGAGGGTGGGTTCTCTGGCATCTCTTCTCAAGAAG ATGGAAGCACTATCTATTTATATGCCACAGGCGACAACAGTTGGTTTCGCCTCTTGGGTCCGACGACACTGATATTTCAAGCAATTGGATTTGCATGGCTTTTCTTCATGCTTCTGCAAGAATGGCGTGATAAAAGAAGAGCCTCCATGAT GCATTGTAGCTCTCTTCCATCTGGAGATCAGTAG